Genomic segment of Tamandua tetradactyla isolate mTamTet1 chromosome 1, mTamTet1.pri, whole genome shotgun sequence:
CAAATGTCGGTCCCTGACCCCATTGCCTTCTCAGCACCTATGGAtctcctttctcctgcctttaCTTTCCTTTTTGTCCAGCCTAGACCTCATGTCCTTATAACCAACCCCATTCAAATACCCGCCTTTACACTTGGCATTGCTAAACCTGTATTAGCTTAGACACCCACCTTCTTTCTGCTTGCACCTGGGCTGtgaatgttaaaggaaaaaagccatgtttcacTTGAAATCCATCCTGAACTTGAACTCCAGACTGACCctccaaaccatcttccacaatGCCACACGTCCTCAGCACCAGACTTGGTGATTTCAGATCTTCCCCTTGGTTGAAACCTTTCCCATCCCTTTTATCTCCCTCACGCTCAGCTGATAACCTTACCTCATACTTCACTGAATGAACAGAACTTCTCAGGAGTGGGGCAGGGGCTGCTATGAAGTCCCCTAATACCTGTTATCTCTTTCATGCATGGACACAGAGCCCAGACTTCAGCTGGGCACTCAGTTGCCCAGAATAAACAGCACATTTCCAGCCTCCTTTGAGGCTAGATGAGGCCAAGGGACCAAGCTCAGACCAAAGTGACTGAGCAGAAGTGACAGGCACAACATCCAGGCAAGTCCTGGGGCAGAGAAGACCAACTGTCCCGCATTCACacattccttttcctccttttcatcaTAGCTGGATACACGGCCATCCAGCTAGAGAGACATTTCCATTGCCAGAAGGAGGTCCCGTGACTAAGTTCTGGCTAATGGAATGTGGGCAGAGTGACATGCGTCTTCTGAGTCATGTTCCCTAAAGGAAGCTGCTGGCACTAAACTTGGTCTTCCCCTCCTCTGCTGGGGCCTGGAAGGAGTATGTAGTGGGCAGCTCCAACCAAGCACATAAAGATAAAGGATGGTGGAGCAACAAGATGGAAGGTGCCTGGGTCCGTGGGACTGATTTGTGGGACTAATTTGCCTGCTGCCTCTGTTGTGAGCATCCATCTCTAGACTGTTATGAGAGGAATGAACTTCTCCCTTAGAGActttttgttacagcagcttcACCTGTGACTTAGCAAATACATACATATTCACGTAGCCTGAAATGAGCATGTGGTAGGGACATACGCGAGGCATGGGGGAGGCTTCCCAATGACTTTGCTGTGCTTTCAACCCCAAGAGAGTCTCAGGTTGGTATTATTATGTCTTGAACACCTATCTCACACTTAGCTCTCCTTTTCAATGGAGCGGCCCTCGGGTTCAGAACTCTCAGCCAACGATGGTATTCAGTGAGAATTTAGTGAAAATGTGTTGCTTTCATAGTTGTTTTGTGAAATAAAATCTCCTGTAGTTGATATTCATTTTCTGTATTCTCCAATATCCAGTGAGTATTTTACAGTGTTGAATTGGATCATGTCAGTCCACTGCTCAGAATCCTCCACGGGCTCCcagtgcatttaaaataaaatctgaaatactTGGCATGGAACAGGGAAGGCTGGACAGGATCAAACTCCTGCTGACCTGGCTCAGCCACTTTTCCATCCCTCTCCCCTGTGGTCCCTCCTcaccaccccagggcctttgcaccgcTGTGCTGTTGGCCTGGGGTGCGTTTCCAGAGCTTTCCGGGGCTCGTCCTGGCCCTGCAGGCAGGACTTTCTTATCACCATAAAGCAGTCCTCCCTGACTACCCTAGCTAAACAGCAAATGTCTGAGCCCCCACACCCTCTGCCCCTTCTCTCTTtagacatttttctcttcttggcACTCGTCACAAACAGGTTTGCACCTTCTCTcattcctccctcccaccctctccctcttccctcctttcttgcttgttttttttcagttaatcTCCCCCATTAGAATGCCAGCTGTGTGAGGACAGGAACTTGGCCTTGTTTCCTGCTTggttccccagagcctggcacggggcagacattcaataaatatgtttagGTGAAAAAATACATTAAGTTGTGTACACTGAATCCATATAAAGAAAAGCATTCGTTAGCTAGGTGGTGTCGTGCCATCTGGCGAAGGGGAAGGTGGGAAGTGAAAATCCAAGGCACACATGACGAAAGGGGCGTCTAAGGCTGGGGCTTAGGAAGTGCTTCCCCGGGGTGGTGCTGCGGGTGTCGGGGAGCAGCACTTTTCAGCGTCTGTCCTCTCGGTCCCCGAAAAGACCACTTCACTCTTCTGGCTGCTGCGAAAGACCTCTGAGCCCCTGGTGGGTGCTCCCCCAATTGTCGTTTTCTTTGATGGCCCCCCACTCCCAGCTGCTACTTGGACCTGTCTCATTGACCTCCTCACCCACCCACGGCCAGGTACTGCTGCAGGCCACTCATATTTTGAGCACCTGCTCTGAGCCCAGCCCTGAGTGAAGTGACTGACACATGTCACCTCTGAATAGTCACAGAGTCCTCATTACACAGATGAGCAATGACCCAAATCACACCCGATTGTGCCAGCACTGTGTGCTTTAGATACGAACCATTTTCCCCTCCAGGTCTCTATTCCCTCATGTTCAATAATACTTTCTCCCACCCACCCAGCTCTAGCCGCTTAGCAGCTCAGTTTGCTTGGCAATGATTCCCCAAAGCCCAGGCTCCTTAAGGGGATTAAGCTAAGAGCCTCAGAAGCCCAGAGGAGAGGAATATTCCCAAGGGAAAAACATAAAGAACCAGGCACCAGCTAGAGGCCGTGATCTAGCTATGGTGTGTTTCATTCAGTTTGCCGCTTTTAACATTAAAAATCGACTGCCAATATTTAAATATCAGAAATTGTTGAAACGAAGTCTGAATTTCTGGCTTTCCTGCAAAGTTCGGATGGTCAGGACTCGCTGGATCCAGGTTCCTAAATGGCAGCCAACAGCGGGAACCCAGCTGGCCTCGCCGTCCGAGAGGACCTTGCTTGCTGGTTTCCACACGGCCCACGGTTCCCCACTGTCCGTCGTGGCTGCCTTCACTCACTCATGTTTCCTGCCCCGTCTCTGGGTGTAAGACCCTGATCAAGAAAAGGAGGAATCCTTTCCAAGGTCAGAAAAGCATTCCCCCAGGCTGgcaggaggggaaaggagaaTGTGGAGAGGTTTGGGGGTCCATGGCAAGAGAACTGATCTCAAGGGGCCACGGAGAGAGATACAGGCAGTGGCATGCCAGTAGTTTAACAACGGGCTCTCCGGGAAAGCTCTGTGTGTGTACATTTTCCCAAGATAAAGAATGTGTTTGTTGTATGCCCAATtcacaaatcaccacaaactctTTATCACCAATACTCTTTGTTGCAAATACTCTTTATTATAAATTCCATATAGCCAACTGATTCCCACAGAATGATTTCATTGTGTTTGGCTGAATTCCTGTACCCAAAGTCAACTATTATTGGCCTTCAGTCATGATTTGACAAAATTAGAGTGTCAGTAAATGCTGGTAACTGTAAGACTCGGGAAAGAAGTCACTCATCTCACGGAGGAATGTGTGTAGTTGTGACAGGGATGCTGGCTGATGTTTTTGTTTACATTAATAAGACAAAAGTAAACAATGAAGACATGTCAGAGCTTCACTCCATCAACAACATGAGAAAATTTTTGCTGAATTGGATACTAGTGTTCGAATATTGGAAGATTACTTCCTCAGTTTTCTGTGCCATTTACAATATAATGCCTATAGACATGACACTTCAGAGTTTAATCAGCATTACTAACATTTTTAACATCACTTCCTTAAGTCTGGAAAATCAATGTAACAATAAAGCGAGCCATGTTTTCTAGTGCTCCCCAATTTCAGGTCCTgagaggggaaactgagaccaAGTCACAAATCAGTGACCCCCAGCAGAACTGACAAGAACTTGGGCCTCCTACCAATCAGTTTGAGTCCTTGGTGAATGATAACGGAAATCGAGGTGATGAGCAAAGCTGAGACAAAAGAGTCAAAAAGCAGCCTCCCCCTTACCAAAAAGTCCTGGCCAatggaaattaaagaaagaagagaatatgGCGTCCTCATATTGGATTTAGGGGTGATACTGGGAGGGATCCCGTTCCAGGATTAATGCTCCAAGTGTTCTCTGAGAAAGCCCATGGTGCAATGAAGACTCCATAAGATGTCCTCTTTCTAAGTACTGCAGAGACACTCCAAGacgagaaactgaggcacagaggcagATTTTCAGGAACCTTCAGAGcctgaaatttaaaatgaagatatCGAGTTCTTGGagttttttctcttcccctcagCACAAGCAGCTCTGGGAGAGGCGATTCTTGAAGAACCTCAGAAATTCTACTCTGGGGCCCAGGCAAGCAGGAAGCTGGAGACAGTCTGTTTAAGCCATGGTTCCAGCATCTTCCAGACTCCTCAGGAAGCCGTGGAGATGTCAAGGAGGCTGTACTGGATACCAGCTGAGTTCTGCCTACGGCCAAAGCTCAGCATGAACCTGCCAAATGGAGAGTGAGCAGGGTCAGTGGGCAGTGGGGCTGGGCCCTTCCCCAGGGATACGGGAGTGGAGCCTCCCCGGCAGCCTCTACCCCAGCCCCACTGCTACGCTACCCCTTTCCGTTTCCTGCCTTAACATGCCTTTCCATCTCGTCTCACCCAGAATCCTCAACAGCTCGTCCCTGGTCCCCCAGCTTCTGCCCTCAGCCCCTACAGCCTGCCCTCCCCTCTGCAGGGAGAGCCACTCCTCTGCCCAGAAGCCTCAAGGGGCTCCTCATTACCCTCAAGCAACATCCAGACCCCCGGGTAACCAGCCCCTGCAGCCTCCTCTTCCTTCACACCTGTTTGTGCATCACGCTCCAGCCACAATGACCTCAGGCTCTTTCTCAAAACACCCACTTGCTCCCACTGCAGGGCTTTTgctcttgctgttccctctgcttagAACATTCCCTTCCAGCTCCTGAAATATTGGCTTTTTCTCAtcattcaggtctcagctcagatgtcacctcctcagggaggccttccctgaccatccCTTCACTCTTTCAACAAAGACACAGAAACAGCCCTGAGCCTGTGGAGGGTTGTGGTGCAGCACATTAGGGATGCACGCCCAATGCACGTACCTGCCCCTGGCCTGCTGTTCACTTTCTGAGAGGttaccctgtgtgctggtttgaaatgatgtatgtcccctagaaaagccatgctttaatcctaatcccattgtgtaaaggcagccgtttcttctaatccctattcagtattgtatgtttgaaactgtaatcagatcatctccctggagatgtgatttaatcaagagtggctgttaagctggattaggtagaggcgtgtctccacccacttgggtgggtcttgataaattactggagtcctataaaagaggaaacattttggagaatgaaggagattcagagagagcagagaatgctgcagcaccatgaagcagagagtccaccagccagtgacatttggaaatgaagaaggaaaacacctcccgggagcttcatgaaacaggaagccaggagagaaagctagcagatgatgctgcgctctccatgtgcccttcaggccaagagagaaactgtgactgtgttcgccatgtgccttctcacttgagagagaaaccctgaacttcatcggccttcttgaatcaaggtatctttccctggatgccttagattggacatttctatagacttgttttaattgggacattttctcagccttcgaactgtaaactagcaacttattaaattcccctttttaaaagtcattccatttctggtatattgcattccagcagctagcaaactagaacaccctgtttTTGTGTCTTCATGATATAACTGCAAATCTGAAATTATTGTATTAATGTACTTACATAACATGAAGTCTGTCTCTTTCCCTTACATTAAAATGTAACTTCCCCTGAGTCCAGAGACATGGTCTCTCTCGGTCATGGGTCTGTCCCCAGACCCTGGCTCCTGGTTGGCACTTGAAACCATTTGCTGAATGCATTCCTGAGAAATCAGGATAAAAGAGGATTTCTGAAAGTTCTTTTTGTGATTATATCACATGAGAGGATGAAAAGGTCTCTTTTGGACACAAGAACCCTGATAAAGTAAAAGGAACAACTTTATGGCAACCGATGACCCTTGATCATGAGAGAGTTTGCAGCCCTTTACTACTAAACTTTGTCCCCCTAAACTAGGGAGGGAACTGGATCTATAAGTCAGACACCCCTGTTCCCAGCAAGCACAGCTGAGGCAGGAGGAAGTGAAGAGCAGTGGATATCAGCGCCACCCAGCACACGCTCTCCTTTTTCCTTGGGGAGACCCCCTCTTACGGTGGTCTTGGTAGTACTGTCAATCAAAGAGCCCCGCCCTAGCCCAGCcgaggtgggggatgggcacaTACACCAGGCTTAGCCAATCAGACATTCCCCTGGGATGTGGCAACGCCAGGGGTGAAAATGGTGGGTGCTGAAAAAACTCTCCAGTTAGTTCCACTATCAAAGTCCCTGGCCCTTCTGTCCTGTACTCTCTGAGgtcaagtttctttttctttccctgtggTCACTGACATCAGTAGCCCCTAAATTATAGGGATTagaattattgccctaaatacaaAAAAGCCTTCAGACACTGCCAAAGCCCCTGACTTCCTGTCCTCTCCAGAGGCTGTGCTCAAGGCTCCCCTGTATGACCTATGACCCTTACCCCAGGTCTGGCCTGACATCCCCAAAGCTGGCTTCCACCTGCCTCTCTGTCTCCTTTGCTCCTCATCCCACAACCTTCCCCCAAGAGAGGCAGGATGGCAGAAATTCCAAGAGACTCCCCCATTCATGTCTATAAATAGAACCCTTAATTTACTGCTGGGTACCTGGCCTCCCAGATTCAAGACCACATTTCCCAGGCTCCCCTGCATGAGGGAGTGGCTCAACTTCTGTCCAAAGGGATGTGGGTGGAAAGGATGGACACAACTTCCGGGAtgcaccctcctctcccctgccGCATCTTCCCAGTGGCAGGAACACAGACTCGGTAGTGCACCAGTTGGGGCCACGTGGACAAAGCCAATAGGGACGGGCTGATGGAGCAACAAGACAGAAGGAGCGCGAGTCCCTGGCTGACCTCAAGGAGCACAGCTGCCATCCCCGCCTAGAACCACCTGCATTGAACTTTCAAACAGCCAAATCTTCTCCTAATGAGCACAGGCAGGTTGGTGAAGGGCCTGTAAAATGCATCATCCCAAAAACAGGACTGCTGAGTTGGCAGAGAATTGGGGTGCAACATGTTAGAGGTTCTTACATCAGTCATTAGTCTAGTTCTGCACAGCTTATAAAGCCAGATTGGAGCAGGGCATGGCAGGCTGCTGCAGGAAGGTGAGTTTCAACTCAATATcagaataatatttattttcatcttttaggGCCTCCCTGGAATAAAATGGACAGTCAGGAGCTGGTGACCTCTCCTTTACTACAAGAGATACCTGAGACATTTGCCAGCCTTGCTTAGGATTATAGCACTTTGAGGTCCCTTCCAACactcccctttcattcttttcttattttaacagCCTAAACCCCATGATTCTAAGGATTCTGAACTCTTCTCTATGACCTGAGGACTTTACATGATCTAGCTCCTACCCATTTGCCTGCTCTGATCTTCTACTCCTCTCCCCTCACCACTCACTCCgttccagccacactggcttccTTGCTGTTCCTTGCGCATGCCAGCCTGACACCCACCTCAGTGCCTTTGCACttactgttccttctgcctggaataccCCTTCCCCTCATCTGCACATGGCAGCGTCGTCTTCTCACTAACGTGGCATCTTAAATCACACCCTCTTAGTAAGGCCTTCTTTCTTTGGTTACCCACTCTAATTTAGCCACAAGCCCCTGCCCTCTGTCAACTTGCCTTTTCAACatactttgctttgtttttttcctcactaCAAATCCCTAACTGTAATGGTCCTGTTTACGCATTTGTTGGCTTACTTATTTTCTGTCCCTCTTCCCCACTAGAATTCAAGCTCGATGACAACAAAACCTTGTAGTTTTTACTCCCCACCAAATTCTCCACGCCCAGAGCAATGCCTTGCACATAGGAGGGGCTTCATGAAAATACACAGAATGGGTGGATTAAAGCCCACAGTTCTATTCTTGTGATTCTAAAAGGCCACAGTTACAATGTTTTGTTTCTTCAAGATTCCATTACTCTAAGGGTCAGTGGTTTAAGAATCCATTATCCTAACTGTGGCAGTTGGGTTCGGGTGTCAGCTTGGCCGGGTGATGATGCCCTGTCATTCTGTTGCTgtagatttaaatcatcagcatgtgaaactcatctagggacgattacatctgcagtcagctaagggaagtgccttccacagtgagtgaggtttgatttaattagctggaggcttaaaagggagaggtcaggagagagctgagcagctctgcatacctcatctcagcactcgcagctcaacctagacatttggagatgcagaaaggaactgctttggggaaagctgttggaacccagaagccaggagatggcttgtgccttcccactgacagagaaactcagatgaaagccagctgcctgacagaggaaactcagatgaaagccagctgcctttcttctgatgaactatacatttttaactaaataaatccccttattaaaagccaatccatttctggtgggttgcattctggcagcttcagcagaCTAATAATCTATATCCTAACCTACTGTGATTCGATTCCAGTGAGCCAGGCCTTAAAGTCGAATGAAACTCTGCTGTAGGAAGATTCCAAACAATGCAAGAAAAACAGATTCTGAAGGAAAACAGGACACAACTCACAGTGTCCAGGCAGGAGACACATATAGAAGAAAAAGCTGTCTTTGTAAAGAGAAAGCCTGAGGGCTAAACCTGAAGCCATGTGCTCGGGGTTGGATGAGACCCGTCCCCCGAGGCCGGCCCTGTCTGAGCCACGTACCGTCTCCTCTGCAGCTGCTGGTCTATCTCCGCCAACGACTGGCCTTTGGTTTCAGGGACGAGTAAGTAGATGAAGACCAGGCCAAGGACAGCGGTCAGCCCGTAGAGCAGGAAGGTCCAGCACAAGCCAATGGCACCTGGGAACAGGAGTTGGGAGTGTGGGAGTGGAGAGCTGAGGACTCTGGCTCTCCCAAAGTGAATTCTCTAAAGAGTCAATTTGCAAAATGACTAATTTCTCAAAAACTGTCAGATAAGTAACTTATAGCAGGAGTAGGATGAGTTGTCCCAAAGGCAGGGAAAGGGCCAGGGCTCAAGACCACAAACAGAGAAAGACGACCACTTGCACTGACAGGAAACACCAGCTCTAAAACACTAACCAGTGGGGCTGCTCGGTCTGAAAATGTGAAGTGAGGAAAGATGACATTCAACCCAGCAGCAAGCAGCCACAGTGGTGCAGCTTGGCAAAGCTCAGCTTCGAAAAACAATCCTCAGCAATCCCGTGAATTGGTCATTCTGTGAATGGATCGTTCAAGGATTTGAGTCTCAGTCTGGCCTGCATCTGACTGAGTCAGGGGAGAGGACAAGAGGTCACAGCTTGAGCTGAAGGGGTCTCAGCACCCCAGTTTCTCCCCTTCCTGGAGGCTCAGGTATGGGACAGGGTTTCAGGGCCAGAGAGCCAGGCCCCCAGCATGACCTGCCTCCTTTGACATCAGTCAGCCCAAGACAAGAGAAAGGAGGCCGTGAAGAAAGCACAAGTCACAATTCAGACACCATTCTCACCTCTAATGGCCATGGCCACACTCCTCGGAGCAGCGTCCCCTTACCGCTTGATCACTATTCCACCAGGGAGAGCACTGGGCTGGGagtcagaggacctgggttctagTCTTCTGACTCCCTGGCTAGACTTGGGGAGGCTGTTTCCCCATCTATGAAGTAGGGGTGATTAATTTTACCTTGCCTATATCACCCAATTCTAGTGGACCTCCTTGAAGGTTTACTAAACTTGAAGATGGAGGCAGCAGGGAGAAGCTTGGATTGCCTAAGCCTGGAAGTGGGAGGTGGACATGGCAGGAGGGCTCGTCTCCCAATGTTTCCTGCAGCCCCCAGAAATGACAGCTCCTCAGAGGAGATGCTTGGCTGCAGGGAGTGGAAAATAACTGAAGCACAGTGAAGGAGCCCCACCCACTTCTGTCCCAGAGGACCAAGACCTACTGCAGACCAGAATGACCCTGGGTGGTGAGCATCTCAGGATCTCAGCGGACCTGCTCATGTGTTCTGGGCCCATAtaatgcccacccccaccccatgaccCCTTCAGCCTGGGCCTGGATGTTAGGTAGAAAGAGAAGATGCCACCCAAACTAGATCTGAGAAGAACTTCCTGCTGGCAATAGGCATGAGccagtttgaaaaataaagtaaatgttgGGGCTCCTACAACTGAATTTGTCTCCAACAAATTCTCGCCAGGACTGAGCATAGATTATTACCCATTAGTTGGCATGGAAAAttttatatcacattccagtagttCTGGATGTTGTCTGGGGCTTGTGATGGAGCTTCTGCAcgttttatttgaaaaatagttttgccgctagaaatagaaaacttcacAAAACTCTCCTGCTTTACAGTAGAGAATGTGGGCCATAGAGAAGGAATGTGACTGGGGAGGGAGAAGGCAAGCCCAGAGTTAGGTTTCAGACCCAGCAGCCCCGCCACCCCATCCAGGGCTGCTCCGTTCACCCACCCCATCCAGACCTGCTCCCTCCCCGCCCACCTCCCCCATCCAGACctgctccctcccccaccccatccagaCCTGCTCTTTTTCCCACCCCATCCAGACctgctcccttccccctccccacccccgccccatccAGACCTGCTCCCTCCCCCGCCCCATCAAGAGCTGCTCCCCCCAACAGAGAAGCTTTCAGGAGGGAGGAAAGCCCGATGTTTGGGCTCCTCACCTCCTTCAGCCTCTACCCCGGTACAGCAGTAACAGCCAGTCCTGTTCACTCACAGGGCCCAGAAATGAGGCACAGCCTTCACAAGCCACATTCTCTGGGGACGTTGCTTCCCAGCATCTCCCTGGACCTTTCCTGATACCAGCACCCTAATTTTCCTTTGGGGAGCCAACCCTCGTCCACCCTAGGTCCCCGCAGTCCGGTGAGGATGTCACCCCCTGGCTCCAGGGGGCGCACGTCTTCCAGGCCTGGGCAAGCAGTCCCACCCCCCCAGCCACAGTGATTGGACAGGGCTGGGCACGTGATCCTTCCGAGCCAATGACAGCAGCCGCAGGACCTTGGTGGGCGGTGCCCAAGGAGGAAGCGCACGGTGGGGAGCGGAGGACATGGCTGACAAGCCCGCCCAGCCTGCCTGAAGCCGCCCCCAGCCCTTTTCTCAAATACAAGACAAAAATATTCCCTCCTGTTCTAAGCCGATTAGCACTGGTTTTCCTGTCACTTTAAACCTAACTGATAGGGAAACCCTGGCTCCAGAGCGGCTTCGGTCGGAGGACTCACCGATGAGGTCGAGGAAGGAGAGGCTGATGAAGAGATTGGCGGCCCAGTTGAAGCTGTTGCAGAAGGCGAAGGCCCGGCCTCGGATCTCCGCGGGGTAGATCTCGCTGAGGACAAGCCAGGTCACTAGGAGAGAACAGGGAGGATGCCTAGGCCCAGGCGGAGACCTGGACCAGCCAGGGCAGCCTCGGGTCCCCCAGGCTTCCCCCATTCCCCGGTAGGAAGCCCTCTAGGGGTTCCTGGGATACTAGACTTTCAGTGCTAAAAGTGGGCGAACGGGGAGGGTGGATCACGCTATTCAGAAAGTGCCTTTGAAGTAATCCCTTCTGAGTGGATGCCATCCAAGGGCAGATCCGGGTTTTATGAGACCTGGAGCTCAAACAATTTGGGGGCcctttgtaagaaaaaaaattatcaagatGAAATCTGACACAGGCTGGGAAGGAGCAAGTACAAGTGAGGTGCCCTGAAGCTTAAGTGTCATAGCAAAGTTGTCTCTGGTGCCCCTTCTGAGACCCACAAGCTGTTGGGGGGTAGAAGGCTCCAGAGTTATTTGCAAGAAAACTCCCACTCACTTGGTCCAAATCCAAAGGAGAAGGCGCTCACAAAGCCCATCATGCAGAGCAGCGCCGTCCAGCGCAGCAGGGTGTGCTCTGGGGcaggaggaaggggtgggggggatgcAGTGCTCAGAGTGGACAGAGGAGGGGTCAGAAGGGCTCCCGCTCCTGGGTGGGGCTTGCTTTTCTTAGAGGTTGACAAGACTGGCTCCCCTTGGTTCTCACGAGTTCTTGGCAGTGGAGGCAGCGGTGAACCCATCGGCAGGCCAGAGTCCCCAGGGAGGCCTGGCAGCCTGGTGGCATTGGGGGCGGCCAAGCAGCTTGGGCCTGAGTCCATGGGCACAGCAAAGCTGACGAGGCCAATACCGCTGACCGACAGGGCCATGAGGCCACAGCCAGCTAACAACAGGGCCCTGCGGCCCGCCCGGTCCACCAGCCCCATAGCAGTCAGGGTAGCTGCCACCTTCACAGCGCCGAGCCCCACAGAGGCCAGCACAGCTGAGGATCCCCCACGGAAGCCCACTGAGCGGAAGATGGTAGAGGCGTAGCACAGCACGTTAGGCTGCCCGGTTAGCTGCTGGAAAAgcaccagccccagccccactgtGGTCCGGCCTCGCATGTTATCTCGTGCCCTAAAGAGGTCCAGAAAGTTATACGTTGGCCTCCCCAAGCCCAGCTGGGAGGCCTCACCACCCTGGAGAGGGATGAAGTCCTTATAGGCTGCAGCATCAGTTGGGCCAGTGGGGAGGAAAAGGAGGCTAAGGGATTGGAGGAAAGCAGGTGCAGCAGCCCAGCTAAACATATGCCTCCATCCCCAGGGGGCACTGGCCAGAGCGTAATTGAGTACATAGGAGAGCAAGATGCCCACAGTGATGCCTGCCTCATAGAGGGACACCAATACTCCTCGCTGCCGAGGCCCAACCAGTTC
This window contains:
- the SLC2A10 gene encoding solute carrier family 2, facilitated glucose transporter member 10, producing MGRPPPVLPLCAAVSLLGGLTFGYELAVVSGALLPLQLDFGLSCLEQELLVGSLLLGALLASLVGGFLIDHFGRKQAILGSNLVLLAGSLSLGLAGSLAWLVLGRSAAGFAISLSSMACCIYVSELVGPRQRGVLVSLYEAGITVGILLSYVLNYALASAPWGWRHMFSWAAAPAFLQSLSLLFLPTGPTDAAAYKDFIPLQGGEASQLGLGRPTYNFLDLFRARDNMRGRTTVGLGLVLFQQLTGQPNVLCYASTIFRSVGFRGGSSAVLASVGLGAVKVAATLTAMGLVDRAGRRALLLAGCGLMALSVSGIGLVSFAVPMDSGPSCLAAPNATRLPGLPGDSGLPMGSPLPPLPRTRENQGEPVLSTSKKSKPHPGAGALLTPPLSTLSTASPPPLPPAPEHTLLRWTALLCMMGFVSAFSFGFGPMTWLVLSEIYPAEIRGRAFAFCNSFNWAANLFISLSFLDLIGAIGLCWTFLLYGLTAVLGLVFIYLLVPETKGQSLAEIDQQLQRRRFMLSFGRRQNSAGIQYSLLDISTAS